From a single Haladaptatus sp. R4 genomic region:
- a CDS encoding ABC transporter permease produces MGKLDFFVRRTVQLGITLWAVATALFLLFRLMPGDPTSYIISPGMTPEVRRRLIQSYGLNDPMWMQYVRYIQNLATLNLGRSFKTHERVVNMLVTYLPNTLILMLTAFVVAYIIGISLGVLTGWYRGSRFEKTTVVTALIGRSVPSFWMGILVLWIFGAKLGIIPMSGMTSFGSGPKHFWAMVFSLDFLKHMVAPVLVLAFYYMGYPLLIMRNSMLETLSEDFIDLCRAKGLTERKIMFNHAARNALLPVLTAAAIAIGYAVGGSVLIETVFGWPGIGREMIRAVLRRDYPVAQGTFLVLALSVIVMNFVADLLYGVLDPRVTYD; encoded by the coding sequence ATGGGAAAATTAGACTTCTTCGTCAGACGCACGGTGCAGTTGGGAATAACGCTCTGGGCAGTCGCGACCGCACTGTTCCTCCTGTTTCGACTCATGCCGGGCGACCCGACATCGTACATCATCTCGCCCGGGATGACGCCGGAGGTGAGACGGCGACTCATCCAGAGTTACGGGTTGAACGACCCGATGTGGATGCAGTACGTTCGATACATCCAGAACCTCGCCACGCTCAACCTCGGTCGTTCGTTCAAGACGCACGAGCGCGTCGTGAACATGCTCGTCACGTATCTCCCGAACACGCTCATCCTGATGCTGACTGCCTTCGTCGTGGCGTACATCATCGGCATCTCGCTGGGAGTGCTCACCGGTTGGTATCGTGGAAGCCGTTTCGAGAAGACGACGGTCGTCACCGCGCTCATCGGACGGAGCGTTCCCAGTTTCTGGATGGGTATCCTCGTCCTCTGGATATTCGGCGCCAAGTTGGGCATCATCCCCATGAGCGGAATGACGAGTTTCGGGTCCGGACCCAAGCACTTCTGGGCAATGGTGTTCTCGCTCGACTTCCTCAAGCACATGGTCGCGCCGGTCCTCGTGCTCGCGTTCTACTACATGGGCTACCCGCTGCTCATCATGCGCAACAGCATGCTGGAGACGCTCTCGGAGGATTTCATCGACCTGTGCCGTGCGAAGGGGTTGACGGAGCGCAAGATAATGTTCAACCACGCCGCCCGGAACGCCCTGCTTCCCGTCCTGACCGCGGCCGCCATCGCCATCGGCTACGCGGTCGGCGGCAGCGTCCTCATCGAGACGGTGTTCGGGTGGCCGGGCATCGGACGCGAGATGATCCGGGCCGTGCTCCGACGCGACTACCCGGTCGCGCAGGGGACGTTCCTCGTCCTCGCGCTCTCTGTCATCGTGATGAACTTCGTCGCCGACCTGCTGTACGGGGTTCTCGACCCACGGGTGACCTATGACTGA
- a CDS encoding DUF4352 domain-containing protein: protein MKRRTFIAGVGTTSTFFLAGCNSNGDDSGPSTKTSSGETTTGTGGTTSGTDSTSTTSGADETTSETTTDSETTTDDETTTDSSGTTTAESKTVSFGEHATVADDLSVAVTEANTSDSYSHNGTTDEADDDSTYLLVTFETKNTGGSSQSLPDDASLSLHANGNEYGMTDSAKSAWKDYVSSGVNGNGSSSKTVAFEVPKDALASLGVTVTLSYTDSGSKKLIRWSME, encoded by the coding sequence ATGAAACGACGCACGTTCATCGCCGGTGTCGGAACCACGAGCACGTTCTTCCTCGCGGGGTGCAACTCCAACGGGGACGACTCCGGACCCTCCACCAAAACGTCGTCGGGCGAAACGACGACCGGAACAGGGGGAACCACGAGTGGTACAGATTCGACGAGTACGACGAGCGGTGCGGACGAAACGACGAGCGAAACCACCACGGACTCCGAAACGACGACGGACGACGAGACGACGACCGATTCCTCGGGAACCACGACGGCGGAATCGAAGACCGTCTCGTTCGGCGAACACGCGACCGTCGCCGACGACCTCAGCGTCGCCGTGACGGAAGCCAATACGTCCGACTCCTACTCGCATAACGGAACGACCGACGAGGCTGACGACGATTCGACCTACCTCCTCGTCACCTTCGAGACGAAAAACACCGGTGGGTCGTCTCAATCGCTCCCCGACGATGCATCGCTCTCGCTTCACGCCAACGGGAACGAGTACGGCATGACCGACTCGGCGAAGAGCGCGTGGAAGGACTACGTCTCGTCCGGCGTGAACGGCAACGGATCGTCATCGAAGACCGTCGCCTTCGAAGTACCGAAGGACGCTCTCGCTTCCCTCGGCGTGACGGTCACGCTGTCGTACACTGATTCCGGGTCGAAGAAGCTGATCCGGTGGAGCATGGAGTAG
- a CDS encoding ABC transporter ATP-binding protein, with product MTDTEQETLVRVEGLEKEFPVGSGLVTDLLNSIRGEEGDAVHAIDGIDFDLREGETFGIAGESGCGKTTTGMCLTKLYEPTGGSIYYDGEDIADKSGSDLTNFRQNAQMIFQDPFESLNPRMTVYDTVVEPLRIHDIPNQRARVRRALEFAELEPAESFFDRYPHELSGGQRQRLAIARALVIDPEFIVADEPVSMLDVSLRAGVLSLLERMTDEFGLSVVYISHDLSLLRHMCDRLAIMYMGKIVEQGPTEEIITNPKHPYTRALIDAVPVPDPTAGRERVELQGEVGDAINVPSGCRFKNRCEKYIGGVCDAVQPPLERKSDVEDEREVACHLYESAEGFDPYAGIEDEREDAAEPVESSAD from the coding sequence ATGACTGACACCGAACAGGAGACGCTCGTTCGCGTCGAAGGGCTCGAAAAGGAGTTCCCGGTCGGGAGCGGTCTCGTGACGGACCTGTTGAACTCCATTCGCGGCGAAGAGGGTGATGCGGTGCACGCCATCGACGGCATCGATTTCGACCTCCGCGAGGGCGAGACGTTCGGCATCGCGGGCGAATCCGGCTGTGGGAAGACCACGACCGGGATGTGCCTGACGAAGCTGTACGAACCGACGGGCGGGAGCATCTACTACGACGGCGAGGACATCGCGGACAAGAGCGGGTCGGACCTCACGAACTTCCGGCAGAACGCCCAGATGATCTTTCAGGACCCGTTCGAAAGCCTGAATCCGCGCATGACGGTGTACGACACGGTGGTCGAACCGCTCCGGATTCACGACATCCCGAACCAGCGCGCGCGGGTTCGCCGGGCACTCGAATTCGCGGAACTGGAACCCGCCGAATCGTTCTTCGACCGCTACCCGCACGAACTGTCCGGCGGGCAACGGCAGCGTCTCGCCATCGCCCGGGCGCTGGTCATCGACCCGGAGTTCATCGTCGCGGACGAACCGGTGTCGATGCTCGACGTGAGTCTTCGGGCGGGCGTGCTCTCCCTGCTGGAGCGCATGACCGACGAGTTCGGTCTCTCCGTGGTGTACATCAGCCACGACCTCTCGCTCCTGCGCCACATGTGCGACCGACTCGCCATCATGTACATGGGGAAAATCGTGGAGCAGGGACCCACCGAGGAGATAATCACGAACCCAAAACACCCCTACACGCGGGCGCTCATCGACGCCGTTCCGGTCCCCGACCCCACGGCGGGCAGGGAGCGCGTCGAACTACAGGGCGAGGTTGGCGACGCCATCAACGTCCCGTCCGGTTGCCGGTTCAAGAACCGATGTGAGAAGTACATCGGCGGCGTTTGCGATGCGGTACAACCGCCGCTCGAACGGAAATCCGACGTCGAGGACGAACGTGAAGTCGCGTGTCACCTCTACGAGAGCGCAGAAGGCTTCGACCCGTACGCGGGGATCGAGGACGAACGCGAGGACGCCGCCGAACCGGTTGAGTCGTCCGCCGACTGA
- a CDS encoding PKD domain-containing protein yields the protein MTSTRRTFLTAAGCAGLLGLGVAGTSGKSEADVSRDSFTIRSGTDQATKVYVTTANQSGPTVMVTGGMHGNEEGGYTAAGKIADWDISRGRLVVIPRTNAAADRQDSRVADGGVDLNRQFPTGSEPETKLARAIWDVVEKYEPDTVIDLHESQEIYDGDMVGGVGQVIFRSRDKKTENDATAAADYVNENYVSRDGYDFTVDVFSSSSNEPTGLFTHKAARDTDAIAYLVEATSEDTPLDKRVQWHTKVVQQLVEDDILTGSGGDGGDGGDGNDGGDGDNGDEQNKPPVARIETTPTDTTGLGRGATVTLDASSSTDDDGDISEYAWDIDGDGTFEKSGESIQMTLSNCGRYQVTLQVTDDEGATDTDTVVLSTV from the coding sequence ATGACCTCAACACGACGCACATTTCTGACAGCGGCAGGCTGCGCGGGGCTTCTCGGACTCGGTGTTGCCGGGACGAGCGGAAAGAGCGAAGCGGACGTTTCGCGTGATTCGTTCACCATTCGGAGCGGGACCGACCAAGCGACGAAAGTGTACGTAACGACCGCCAACCAGTCCGGGCCGACGGTGATGGTCACTGGTGGAATGCACGGCAACGAGGAAGGTGGCTACACGGCCGCCGGAAAAATCGCCGATTGGGACATCAGTCGCGGTAGGCTCGTGGTGATTCCGAGGACGAACGCCGCGGCCGACAGGCAGGATTCGCGTGTCGCGGACGGCGGCGTCGATCTGAACCGCCAGTTCCCGACAGGGAGCGAACCGGAGACGAAACTCGCTCGCGCCATCTGGGACGTCGTCGAGAAGTACGAGCCGGATACCGTCATCGACCTCCACGAATCGCAGGAAATCTACGACGGCGATATGGTCGGCGGCGTCGGCCAAGTGATCTTCCGCTCGCGGGACAAGAAAACGGAGAACGATGCCACCGCGGCGGCCGATTACGTGAACGAGAACTACGTCTCGCGTGACGGCTACGACTTCACCGTCGACGTGTTCTCCTCGTCCTCCAACGAACCGACGGGTCTGTTTACGCACAAGGCAGCGCGCGACACCGATGCTATCGCATATCTCGTCGAAGCGACTTCGGAGGATACGCCCCTCGACAAACGCGTTCAATGGCACACCAAAGTCGTCCAGCAACTCGTCGAGGACGACATACTCACCGGCAGCGGCGGGGATGGCGGCGATGGCGGCGACGGTAACGATGGCGGCGACGGCGACAACGGCGACGAACAGAACAAACCGCCGGTCGCGCGGATCGAAACCACGCCGACGGACACCACCGGACTCGGTCGGGGTGCCACGGTCACGCTCGACGCGTCCTCCTCCACGGACGACGACGGCGACATCAGCGAGTACGCGTGGGACATCGACGGCGACGGGACGTTCGAAAAGAGCGGCGAATCGATCCAGATGACCCTCTCGAACTGTGGCCGCTACCAGGTCACCCTCCAGGTCACCGACGACGAGGGCGCGACGGACACCGACACCGTGGTCCTCTCGACGGTCTAA
- a CDS encoding MDR family MFS transporter, giving the protein MSVDDRTKYSAFVGLAFLMLLAAIDQTIVATALPSIASDLGSLDQVFWVVTSYLITTTAVTPLYGKLSDIYGRRRLTQVGIIIFLVGSILSGLSGSMLQLTLFRALQGVGGGGLMAMAVAGMGDIFTPRERGKYMSYLNLVFGAAVVGGPLVGGYITEYFTWRWIFYINVPVALLALALVETSLDVPVPDESHEIDFGGAILIVVTVTALIALTSFGGDRYAWGSWEILGLAVVTVVGTVLFVLQERRVNEPIFSFELFRNRTVVLIAIIAVLNAGARYGATNYIPLFLQTVLGAGESNAGLLLLPFLGGYVVSSMVGGQFMSRIGRYKPITIGGLVFGALGFYLLSTMSVHITWLQTTGYMIAAGLMGMTSPTLSTAIQNAVSGDAIGEVSSLYAFTRNLGGALGVAAFGIVLNRRVTTELGDVLPKSIDPSTVAQSPQSIQQLSPQLQQTAVHALADAFDAVFFFGGILLVLSVVAALALPHLDLKDESGVEGRSTADGADVDES; this is encoded by the coding sequence ATGTCGGTGGACGACCGTACAAAGTACTCAGCCTTCGTCGGGTTAGCGTTCTTGATGCTGCTCGCCGCAATCGACCAGACTATCGTGGCCACCGCTCTTCCCTCGATCGCGTCGGATCTCGGCTCCCTCGATCAGGTGTTCTGGGTCGTCACGTCCTATCTCATCACTACCACAGCGGTTACTCCGCTCTACGGGAAACTCTCCGATATCTACGGCCGACGCCGACTCACCCAGGTCGGGATTATAATTTTCCTGGTGGGGTCCATCCTGTCCGGTCTCTCCGGATCGATGCTTCAGCTCACTCTGTTCCGCGCTCTTCAGGGGGTCGGTGGTGGTGGCCTCATGGCGATGGCGGTCGCAGGAATGGGTGACATCTTCACTCCCCGTGAACGCGGCAAGTACATGAGCTACCTCAATCTCGTCTTCGGTGCCGCAGTCGTCGGTGGACCGCTGGTCGGCGGTTACATCACCGAATATTTCACGTGGCGGTGGATTTTCTACATCAACGTTCCCGTTGCGCTCCTCGCACTCGCGCTCGTCGAAACGTCGCTGGACGTTCCCGTGCCGGACGAGAGCCACGAGATCGATTTCGGTGGAGCGATCCTCATCGTCGTCACCGTCACCGCCCTCATTGCCCTCACTTCGTTCGGCGGTGACCGCTACGCGTGGGGGTCGTGGGAAATACTCGGACTCGCGGTCGTCACCGTCGTCGGCACCGTTCTATTCGTCCTCCAGGAACGCCGTGTTAACGAACCGATCTTCTCGTTCGAACTGTTCCGGAATCGGACCGTGGTGTTAATCGCTATCATTGCCGTGCTCAACGCCGGCGCGAGGTACGGCGCGACCAACTACATCCCGCTGTTCTTGCAGACGGTACTCGGCGCGGGCGAATCGAACGCCGGACTCCTCCTCCTGCCGTTCCTCGGCGGTTACGTAGTTAGCTCTATGGTCGGTGGACAGTTCATGAGCCGGATAGGTCGATACAAACCGATCACGATTGGCGGGCTAGTCTTCGGTGCACTCGGATTCTACCTGCTTTCGACGATGAGTGTGCACATCACCTGGCTTCAGACGACTGGCTACATGATCGCCGCCGGGTTGATGGGGATGACGAGCCCGACGCTTTCGACAGCGATTCAAAACGCCGTGAGCGGCGACGCCATCGGCGAAGTTAGCTCGCTGTACGCATTCACGCGGAATCTTGGCGGCGCACTCGGCGTTGCGGCATTCGGTATCGTCCTCAACCGTCGGGTCACTACCGAATTAGGCGATGTGCTTCCGAAGAGTATCGACCCCAGTACAGTCGCACAAAGTCCACAGTCGATCCAACAACTCTCACCGCAACTTCAACAAACTGCCGTCCACGCACTCGCCGACGCCTTCGACGCCGTTTTCTTCTTCGGCGGGATTCTCCTCGTTCTCTCGGTCGTCGCAGCGCTTGCACTCCCGCATCTTGACTTAAAAGATGAGTCGGGTGTCGAGGGACGAAGCACAGCAGACGGTGCAGACGTAGACGAGTCGTAG
- a CDS encoding ABC transporter ATP-binding protein — translation MALLEVEDLEVYYDSEDGPVKAVDGVSFEIEAGETVGIVGESGCGKSTLAKALIGILPKNGYINGGKILFKGEDLTDMPEKRRRELRWDEISLIAQSAMNALDPVYTIREQILEAIDAHYPKMGRTEAQEIIDESFDIVGLDRERQTDYPHQFSGGMRQRAMIAMSLVLQPSLILADEPTTALDVIMQDQILKRINGIQRESDTAMMVITHDVAVVAETCDRVVVMYAGELAEEGPAEFIFGEPYHPYTLGLKSAFPDIRLSEQDLVSIGGHPPDLSNPPSGCRFAERCPLATEICSEQTPPMVEHGELRSFCHHTDRVDSELRSVASSARTWQNDASMEVGDD, via the coding sequence ATGGCACTGCTCGAAGTCGAAGACCTCGAAGTCTACTACGACAGCGAGGACGGCCCCGTCAAAGCCGTCGACGGCGTCAGCTTCGAGATCGAGGCCGGTGAGACCGTCGGCATCGTCGGCGAATCCGGCTGTGGCAAATCGACGCTCGCGAAGGCGCTCATCGGAATCCTTCCGAAGAACGGCTACATCAACGGCGGGAAAATCCTGTTCAAGGGTGAAGACCTGACCGACATGCCCGAAAAGCGACGTCGGGAACTCCGCTGGGACGAGATTTCGCTCATCGCCCAGTCGGCGATGAACGCGCTCGACCCCGTCTACACCATCCGCGAACAGATTCTGGAGGCCATCGACGCCCACTACCCGAAGATGGGACGGACCGAGGCCCAGGAGATAATCGACGAATCGTTCGACATCGTCGGGTTGGACCGCGAACGCCAGACCGACTACCCGCATCAGTTCTCGGGCGGGATGCGCCAGCGGGCGATGATCGCCATGTCGCTCGTGCTCCAACCGTCGCTCATCCTCGCGGACGAACCGACGACGGCGCTCGACGTGATAATGCAGGATCAGATCCTCAAGCGGATCAACGGGATTCAGCGCGAGAGCGACACCGCGATGATGGTCATCACGCACGACGTGGCCGTCGTCGCCGAGACCTGCGACCGCGTCGTCGTCATGTACGCGGGCGAACTCGCGGAGGAAGGCCCGGCCGAGTTCATCTTCGGCGAACCGTACCACCCGTACACGCTCGGGCTGAAGAGCGCGTTCCCGGACATTCGGCTGTCGGAACAGGACCTCGTGAGCATCGGCGGCCATCCGCCTGATTTGAGCAACCCGCCGAGCGGGTGTCGGTTCGCGGAGCGCTGTCCGCTGGCGACCGAAATCTGTTCCGAACAGACGCCGCCGATGGTCGAACACGGCGAACTACGGTCGTTCTGTCACCACACCGACCGCGTCGATTCGGAACTGCGTTCGGTCGCCAGCAGTGCGCGGACGTGGCAGAACGACGCGTCGATGGAGGTGGGCGATGACTGA
- a CDS encoding M42 family metallopeptidase has protein sequence MLAAHTDELGFLIDAVDDDGFLTFHMLGGHYKGNLSGQRVRVGPDSVLGVIGPRCRHYMGDEEKDSLPNDLRIDIGATSPEEVADLNVEPGDYATWDGGVSRLANDRVAGRALDDRIALAILLALAREADVDATVHYVATVQEEVGLRGARTAGYDLDPDVGIALEIFPVDDYPAGRTDGAEATLDGGPVVEFGDGSSEYFFGGVIVDRQTRTWLCEAADEIDVDVQHDVMLTGTTDATELQQVRGGRHAGAIAVPCRYTHSPVETISMEDADETADVLLSALEREFPSRDEIRRPR, from the coding sequence ATGCTCGCGGCCCACACCGACGAACTCGGGTTCCTGATCGACGCGGTGGACGACGACGGTTTTCTCACCTTCCACATGCTGGGCGGTCACTACAAGGGCAACCTGTCGGGCCAACGCGTCCGCGTCGGCCCGGACAGCGTCCTCGGCGTCATCGGTCCGCGCTGTCGCCACTACATGGGCGACGAGGAGAAGGATTCCCTGCCGAACGACCTTCGTATCGACATCGGCGCCACTTCCCCCGAAGAGGTCGCCGACCTGAACGTCGAACCCGGCGATTACGCGACGTGGGACGGCGGCGTCTCCCGCCTCGCAAACGACCGCGTCGCCGGGCGGGCACTGGACGACAGGATAGCGCTCGCCATCCTGCTCGCCCTCGCCCGCGAGGCGGACGTGGACGCGACGGTTCACTACGTCGCCACGGTGCAGGAGGAAGTCGGCCTCCGCGGCGCGAGAACGGCGGGCTACGACCTCGACCCGGACGTCGGCATCGCGCTCGAAATCTTCCCGGTTGACGACTACCCCGCCGGGCGAACGGACGGTGCGGAGGCGACGCTGGACGGCGGTCCGGTCGTCGAGTTCGGGGACGGGTCCTCGGAGTACTTCTTCGGCGGCGTCATCGTGGACCGCCAGACGAGAACGTGGCTCTGCGAGGCGGCGGACGAGATCGACGTGGACGTGCAACACGACGTGATGCTGACCGGTACGACCGACGCGACCGAACTCCAACAGGTCCGCGGCGGCCGTCACGCGGGCGCAATCGCGGTTCCCTGCCGCTACACTCACTCCCCGGTCGAAACCATCTCCATGGAGGACGCGGACGAAACTGCGGACGTGCTGTTGTCCGCGCTGGAGCGGGAGTTCCCGAGTCGGGACGAGATTCGCCGCCCGCGGTAA
- a CDS encoding ABC transporter substrate-binding protein produces the protein MGRDLGTLSVLGYNNETKLIHQFEMLYDKLVRINSKLEADPELSLATEWKRPDTKTVKYKIREGHKWHDGKSLTPDDVKFTLDYIKKHEIPLYATQWEMYDTVSVDGQWVTVKFKDPVGPVHKLFSNQIPIIPKHKWESRSKPAKATIKEPVGSGPLQFDYWDKGSELSLKKFDAHWHPVKFNRRIWRIIPESSTVWSLLKKGTLNYLPYTRIGKQLNDNQDESNIGVKSAPGDGWWHFSQNTRKKGLDDKAVRQAAVNAIPKKAINQQILYGFATEGWNLVGESFGKFSNPDVKKYQPADGVKAGKKTLKDAGYVFDGDGMAHFPKSKSE, from the coding sequence GTGGGCCGAGACCTCGGCACTTTGAGCGTCCTCGGATACAACAACGAGACGAAACTCATCCACCAGTTCGAGATGCTGTACGACAAGCTCGTGCGTATCAACTCGAAACTGGAAGCCGATCCGGAACTCAGTCTGGCGACCGAGTGGAAGCGTCCGGATACCAAGACGGTGAAGTACAAGATTCGGGAGGGGCACAAATGGCACGACGGGAAGAGCCTGACCCCGGACGACGTGAAGTTCACGCTCGACTACATCAAGAAACACGAAATCCCGCTTTACGCCACGCAGTGGGAGATGTACGACACGGTTTCGGTCGACGGGCAGTGGGTGACGGTGAAGTTCAAGGACCCGGTCGGCCCGGTCCACAAACTGTTCTCCAACCAGATTCCCATCATTCCGAAGCACAAGTGGGAGAGTCGGAGCAAACCGGCCAAAGCGACCATCAAGGAACCGGTCGGAAGCGGGCCGCTCCAGTTCGACTACTGGGACAAGGGGAGCGAACTGAGCCTGAAGAAGTTCGACGCCCACTGGCACCCGGTCAAGTTCAACCGCCGTATCTGGCGAATCATCCCGGAGAGTTCGACCGTCTGGTCGCTGCTGAAGAAAGGGACGCTGAACTACCTGCCGTACACCCGTATCGGCAAACAACTCAACGACAACCAGGACGAATCGAACATCGGCGTGAAATCCGCCCCCGGCGACGGATGGTGGCACTTCAGCCAGAACACGCGAAAGAAGGGACTCGACGACAAGGCCGTTCGACAGGCCGCCGTCAACGCGATTCCGAAGAAGGCCATCAACCAGCAGATACTCTACGGTTTCGCGACGGAAGGGTGGAACCTCGTCGGGGAATCCTTCGGCAAGTTCAGCAACCCGGACGTGAAGAAATACCAACCGGCGGACGGCGTGAAAGCAGGAAAGAAGACCCTCAAAGACGCTGGCTACGTCTTCGACGGGGACGGGATGGCGCACTTCCCGAAATCGAAGTCGGAGTAA
- a CDS encoding MBL fold metallo-hydrolase produces MPEELVSGCWWFDLGGVNAYLIEEGDDVILVDAGMPWDADDLRAEITATGHDLDDVTRVLVTHYDLDHVGTLAKLPLDAPIHVGAKDVDFLLGRQRPPLSNRKGFSQWLTGLFLDAPEQADSITDGDEFGSFTAYDTPGHALGHVAFVSRERGVALLGDLVRESDGDLNPSPWFMSYDTGVVRESIRYLLRDGPQFDVACVGHGQPLVTGGRDTLARSIE; encoded by the coding sequence ATGCCTGAAGAACTCGTCTCCGGATGCTGGTGGTTCGACCTCGGCGGGGTGAACGCCTACCTCATCGAAGAGGGTGACGACGTCATCCTCGTCGACGCGGGGATGCCGTGGGACGCGGACGACCTCCGGGCGGAGATCACGGCCACGGGACACGACCTCGACGACGTCACCCGCGTGCTCGTGACGCACTACGACCTCGACCACGTGGGTACGCTGGCCAAACTCCCGCTCGACGCACCGATACACGTCGGCGCGAAGGACGTGGACTTCCTCCTCGGCCGACAGCGGCCGCCACTCTCGAACCGGAAGGGGTTCTCCCAGTGGCTCACGGGGTTGTTCCTCGATGCGCCCGAACAAGCCGATTCGATCACCGACGGCGACGAGTTCGGGAGCTTCACTGCCTACGACACACCCGGGCACGCGCTCGGACACGTGGCGTTCGTCTCGCGCGAGCGCGGCGTGGCGCTCCTCGGCGACCTCGTCCGGGAATCCGACGGCGACCTGAACCCTTCGCCGTGGTTTATGAGCTACGACACGGGGGTCGTCAGGGAGAGCATCCGCTACTTGCTACGGGACGGGCCGCAGTTCGACGTTGCCTGCGTAGGTCACGGTCAACCGCTCGTGACGGGCGGACGCGACACGCTCGCCCGATCGATCGAGTAG
- a CDS encoding ABC transporter permease, with protein MTEAMNQEREASIFADIDEESEEQFSAWQRNLRLWKRTISEQFDMLTDDPLVVVAMCILAFFALVAVFAPFIAPYGPKDRLMTNALFAKWIKPSFLGGQGGYILGTTAQGYDIFSQLVYGARPAIMVGLVAAVMTVGLGTLVGLVSGYYGGRVDDLLMRLVDFVYGLPLLPTVIVLVTVLGPGLENIVLAFVLLQWRTSARVIRALVLSLRERSFVKAAKVSGASNWRIISRHIAPNVLPMAFLYGAFAIAWAILTEAGVSFLGLGDPNSVSWGMMLQSARVYSAMTEGTWWWFVPPGVCIALVVISGFLIGRGYEEIVNPELQVEG; from the coding sequence ATGACTGAAGCGATGAATCAAGAGCGGGAGGCGTCGATATTCGCGGATATCGACGAGGAGAGCGAGGAGCAGTTCAGCGCGTGGCAGCGCAACCTCCGCCTCTGGAAGCGGACGATATCCGAGCAGTTCGACATGCTCACCGACGACCCGTTGGTCGTCGTCGCGATGTGTATCCTGGCGTTCTTCGCGCTCGTCGCCGTCTTCGCGCCGTTCATCGCGCCGTACGGCCCGAAGGACCGACTGATGACGAACGCGCTGTTCGCCAAGTGGATCAAACCGTCGTTCCTCGGCGGTCAGGGGGGCTACATCCTCGGCACGACCGCGCAGGGGTACGACATCTTCAGCCAACTGGTGTACGGGGCACGTCCCGCCATCATGGTCGGTCTGGTGGCCGCCGTGATGACGGTCGGTCTCGGGACGCTCGTCGGACTGGTCAGCGGTTACTACGGCGGCCGCGTCGACGACCTCCTCATGCGCCTCGTGGACTTCGTCTACGGGCTACCGCTCCTGCCGACGGTCATCGTCCTCGTGACGGTGCTCGGGCCGGGACTGGAGAACATCGTCCTCGCGTTCGTGCTCCTGCAGTGGCGCACGTCCGCCCGCGTCATCCGCGCGCTCGTCCTCTCGCTCCGCGAACGCTCGTTCGTCAAGGCGGCGAAGGTCTCCGGCGCGAGCAACTGGCGCATCATCTCGCGACACATCGCGCCGAACGTCCTCCCGATGGCGTTCCTGTACGGCGCCTTCGCCATCGCGTGGGCCATCCTCACCGAGGCGGGGGTCTCCTTCTTGGGACTCGGCGACCCGAACAGCGTCTCGTGGGGCATGATGCTCCAGAGCGCCCGCGTCTACAGCGCCATGACCGAAGGGACGTGGTGGTGGTTCGTGCCGCCGGGAGTCTGTATCGCCCTCGTGGTCATCAGCGGCTTCCTCATCGGTCGCGGCTACGAAGAAATCGTCAATCCGGAACTACAGGTGGAAGGATGA
- a CDS encoding TetR/AcrR family transcriptional regulator yields MRETDSLSENGSGDRKEEIMRATYRVFRTEGYAGLSISKIADEVGVSKSALYNHYSGKDELLVAFLEYVMDKYSDEIQHSDTENPIVYLKLFKKTLLSEESIENNGNSDVPIDLFETIMQLKVQAVHNEVFREHFTRDDQFEHERLADRVRSGIEEGYFQDVDPDATAEFVQTVVEGAILRQTTTDSTSLQNIRRELDEYLRCRLIADPEKFNLRD; encoded by the coding sequence ATGAGGGAGACCGATAGCCTTTCTGAGAATGGGTCAGGAGATCGAAAAGAGGAGATCATGAGGGCGACGTATCGGGTATTTCGGACGGAAGGCTATGCCGGCCTCTCAATTTCGAAGATCGCTGATGAAGTCGGTGTTAGTAAGTCTGCCCTTTATAACCATTACAGTGGGAAAGACGAACTCCTCGTTGCGTTCCTAGAGTATGTAATGGATAAGTACAGCGATGAGATCCAGCACAGTGATACAGAGAATCCCATCGTGTATCTCAAACTGTTTAAAAAGACGCTCCTCTCGGAGGAGTCGATAGAAAATAACGGAAACAGTGACGTGCCGATCGACCTCTTCGAGACGATCATGCAGCTCAAGGTACAGGCGGTGCACAACGAGGTCTTCCGGGAGCATTTCACCCGGGACGATCAGTTCGAACACGAACGCCTCGCGGATCGAGTGCGCTCCGGCATCGAGGAAGGATATTTCCAAGATGTAGACCCCGACGCAACGGCGGAATTCGTACAGACAGTCGTTGAGGGAGCGATACTCCGGCAGACGACAACGGACTCCACCTCGTTACAAAATATCAGACGAGAGCTGGACGAGTATCTACGCTGTCGGTTGATTGCCGACCCAGAAAAATTCAACTTGCGTGATTAA